One genomic window of Anoplolepis gracilipes chromosome 5, ASM4749672v1, whole genome shotgun sequence includes the following:
- the Pfdn5 gene encoding prefoldin subunit 5, with translation MSEEISVKPPYEVINLSTLPNLNIQQLTMFKQQLDKELEVFQDSLHTLKIAQSRFQESGSCLEKMTLAAEGNEILVPLTGSMYVTGKLAEVNNVIVDVGTGYYAKKDINDAKDYFKRKVDYVTEQMEKIQQVGIERTKLRDATMDIIDAKIQPHWEKDHGLGK, from the exons ATGTCAGAAGAGATTTCCGTGAAGCCTCCTTATGAGGTGATCAACTTATCGACTTTACCGAATTTGAACATCCAACAACTGACAATGTTTAAACAACAATTGGACAAGGAGCTCGAAGTTTTTCAAGATTCATTGCATACTTTAAAGATCGCACAAAGTAGATTTCAAGAATCGGGTTCTTGTCTCGAAAAAATGACGTTAGCTGCTGAAG GCAACGAAATACTAGTACCTTTGACAGGTTCTATGTATGTGACTGGAAAACTGGCAGAAGTGAATAATGTGATTGTAGATGTTGGTACTGGTTATTACGCTAAAAAGGATATTAACGATGCAAAGgactattttaaaagaaaagtagaTTATGTGACGGAGCAAATGGAAAAGATTCAGCAGGTTGGAATTGAAAGAACAAAATTGAGAGACGCAACAATGGATATTATAGATGCAAAGATTCAACCTCATTGGGAAAAAGATCATGGATTAGGAaagtga